From a region of the Qipengyuania spongiae genome:
- a CDS encoding sodium-translocating pyrophosphatase translates to MNLVVIAIALGLVAVVYGFFTSRQVLGAGTGNARMQEIAAAIQEGAQAYLKRQYTTIAIVGVVVAALVLFFLGIIPAIGFAIGAILSGVAGFIGMNISVRSNVRTAAAAQSGLQQGLTLAFRAGAITGMLVAGLALLAIAVFFLWLTGPGGHAPNSREVIDGLVGLAFGASLISIFARLGGGIFTKAADVGADLVGKVEAGIPEDDPRNPAVIADNVGDNVGDCAGMAADLFETYVVTVGATMVLTALLLSGLGDLLMPMMALPLLIGGACIVTSIIGTYFVRLGKGSNVMGAMYKGFLVTAVLSVPLIWLAMHFALGDMNTVIGGTNLEAIDPGAPPSEEGTASILVFSGWDLFWSSVVGLVLTGVIIWITEYYTGTNFRPVKSIAKASETGHGTNVIQGLAISLESTALPTLAIVAGIIVSYQLAGLMGIAYAATSMLALAGMVVALDAYGPVTDNAGGIAEMAGLDESVREKTDALDAVGNTTKAVTKGYAIGSAGLAALVLFAAYTTDLAEFFPGADVDFSLENPYVIVGLLLGALLPYLFGAMGMTAVGRAAGDVVKDVREQFAGDAGIMAGTSKPDYARTVDLVTKAAIKEMIVPSLLPVLAPIVVYFGIFLMAGQENAFAAVGALLLGVIVGGLFVALSMTAGGGAWDNAKKYIEDGHHGGKGSDAHHAAVTGDTVGDPYKDTAGPAVNPMIKITNIVALLLLASLAA, encoded by the coding sequence ATGAATCTGGTAGTCATAGCCATTGCGCTGGGCCTGGTGGCCGTCGTGTACGGCTTCTTCACCAGCCGGCAGGTGCTCGGCGCGGGCACCGGCAACGCCAGGATGCAGGAAATCGCCGCCGCCATCCAGGAAGGCGCGCAGGCCTATCTCAAGCGGCAATACACCACCATCGCCATCGTCGGCGTCGTCGTCGCCGCGCTGGTCCTGTTCTTCCTCGGCATCATCCCGGCGATCGGTTTCGCCATTGGCGCCATCCTGTCGGGCGTCGCTGGTTTCATCGGCATGAACATCTCTGTGCGCTCCAACGTGCGGACCGCAGCGGCGGCGCAGAGCGGGTTGCAGCAAGGCCTCACCCTCGCCTTCCGGGCAGGCGCGATCACCGGGATGCTGGTAGCGGGCCTCGCTCTTCTCGCGATCGCCGTCTTCTTCTTGTGGCTGACCGGCCCCGGCGGTCATGCGCCGAACAGCCGCGAGGTGATCGACGGGCTGGTCGGCCTCGCCTTCGGCGCCTCGCTGATCTCGATCTTCGCGCGTCTCGGCGGCGGCATCTTTACCAAGGCTGCCGATGTCGGCGCCGACCTCGTCGGCAAGGTCGAGGCGGGCATTCCCGAGGACGACCCCCGCAACCCGGCCGTGATCGCGGACAATGTCGGCGACAATGTCGGCGACTGCGCCGGCATGGCCGCCGACCTGTTCGAGACCTACGTCGTCACCGTCGGCGCGACCATGGTGCTGACGGCGCTGCTGCTCAGCGGCCTAGGCGATCTGCTTATGCCGATGATGGCCCTGCCGCTGCTGATCGGCGGCGCGTGCATCGTCACCAGCATCATCGGGACCTATTTCGTGCGCCTGGGCAAAGGGTCCAATGTGATGGGCGCGATGTACAAGGGCTTCTTGGTCACCGCCGTTCTCTCGGTTCCGCTGATCTGGCTGGCCATGCATTTCGCGCTGGGCGACATGAATACGGTGATCGGAGGGACCAATCTGGAAGCGATCGATCCCGGCGCGCCGCCTTCCGAGGAAGGCACGGCCTCGATCCTCGTCTTCAGCGGCTGGGATCTGTTCTGGTCCTCCGTGGTCGGCCTCGTGCTAACCGGGGTCATTATCTGGATCACCGAATATTACACCGGCACCAATTTTCGCCCGGTGAAATCGATCGCCAAGGCATCGGAGACCGGCCACGGCACCAATGTAATTCAGGGCCTCGCGATCAGCCTGGAATCGACCGCACTGCCGACGCTCGCGATCGTGGCGGGCATCATTGTCAGCTACCAGCTCGCCGGTCTCATGGGCATCGCCTATGCCGCCACCAGCATGCTGGCGCTCGCGGGCATGGTCGTGGCGCTCGACGCCTATGGCCCGGTTACCGATAACGCCGGCGGCATCGCCGAGATGGCCGGGCTCGACGAGAGCGTGCGCGAGAAGACCGACGCGCTCGATGCCGTGGGCAACACCACCAAGGCGGTGACGAAAGGTTATGCGATCGGATCGGCGGGCCTCGCCGCGCTGGTGCTGTTCGCCGCCTACACTACCGACCTTGCCGAGTTCTTCCCGGGAGCGGACGTCGATTTCAGCCTCGAGAACCCTTACGTGATCGTCGGGCTGCTGCTCGGCGCGCTGCTGCCCTATCTCTTCGGAGCGATGGGCATGACCGCGGTCGGCCGCGCGGCGGGCGACGTGGTGAAGGACGTGCGCGAACAGTTCGCGGGCGATGCCGGGATCATGGCCGGGACCAGCAAGCCCGACTACGCGCGCACGGTCGATCTCGTGACCAAGGCCGCGATCAAGGAAATGATCGTCCCTTCCCTGCTGCCTGTCCTTGCGCCGATCGTCGTCTATTTCGGGATTTTCCTGATGGCGGGGCAGGAAAACGCCTTCGCCGCGGTCGGCGCGCTGCTGCTGGGCGTTATCGTGGGCGGGCTGTTCGTCGCGCTCAGCATGACCGCCGGCGGGGGCGCATGGGACAATGCCAAGAAATACATCGAGGACGGGCATCACGGCGGCAAGGGATCCGACGCCCACCACGCCGCGGTGACGGGCGACACCGTCGGCGATCCCTACAAGGACACCGCCGGCCCCGCCGTCAATCCGATGATCAAGATCACCAACATCGTCGCGCTGCTGCTGCTGGCGTCGCTGGCGGCCTGA
- the thiL gene encoding thiamine-phosphate kinase: MRDLATHPAARGLGDDAAVLEVGGETLVLTHDTLVQSVHVRTDEDPADIAWKLVAVNLSDLAAKGAVPLGLLVSHALGAGDERFVEGLREVLAAHDAPLLGGDTVGGMAKRAWGCTAIGRASHAPVPDRRGARPGDAIHVTGELGRAMLGMEERGSGSANDLAYRRPTPLLAEGQALAPHVSAMMDVSDGLLLDCWRMAEASGTCFELDSRSFPVAEPARKDACVRWGDDYQLLFTAPEGASLPVLATRIGVVRPKEAALLVIDGETIQNSDGLGYSHRA, translated from the coding sequence CTGCGCGATCTCGCGACCCATCCAGCGGCGCGCGGGCTGGGTGACGATGCTGCGGTGCTGGAGGTGGGCGGCGAAACGCTGGTCCTCACCCACGACACGCTGGTTCAAAGCGTCCATGTCCGCACGGACGAGGACCCGGCCGACATCGCCTGGAAGCTGGTCGCGGTGAACCTGTCCGACCTCGCGGCGAAGGGGGCGGTGCCTCTCGGCCTGTTGGTTTCCCACGCGCTCGGGGCAGGCGACGAACGCTTCGTCGAAGGTCTGCGCGAGGTGCTTGCGGCGCATGACGCCCCCCTCCTCGGCGGCGACACGGTGGGCGGCATGGCCAAGCGCGCATGGGGCTGCACGGCCATAGGACGGGCCAGCCATGCGCCCGTGCCGGACCGGCGGGGCGCGCGGCCCGGCGACGCTATCCACGTCACCGGCGAACTCGGCCGCGCGATGCTGGGCATGGAGGAGCGGGGCAGCGGCAGCGCGAACGATCTAGCCTATCGTCGGCCGACCCCGCTCCTCGCCGAAGGCCAGGCGCTCGCTCCGCACGTATCGGCGATGATGGACGTATCGGACGGGCTGCTGCTCGATTGCTGGCGGATGGCGGAGGCCAGCGGCACCTGTTTCGAGCTCGACAGCCGCAGCTTCCCGGTGGCGGAACCGGCGCGCAAGGACGCCTGCGTGCGTTGGGGAGACGATTACCAACTGCTCTTCACCGCGCCCGAAGGCGCTTCATTGCCGGTACTGGCCACACGGATCGGCGTGGTTCGACCCAAGGAGGCTGCGCTGCTCGTGATCGATGGTGAGACGATCCAGAACAGCGACGGCCTCGGCTATTCCCACCGCGCCTGA
- the nusB gene encoding transcription antitermination factor NusB, with the protein MTQNSRPNPRSQARSAARLGAVQALYQQHMERTPIARLLDEFHQHRLGQTVEDEHYADAEIEFFDDLVGGVHARQSEIDDLLTARLAQGWTLARLDKTMLQILRCGTYELLARNDVPKATAISEYVDVAKAFFDNREAKFVNGILDAVAKEVRP; encoded by the coding sequence ATGACCCAGAATTCCCGCCCCAATCCCCGCTCGCAGGCCCGCAGCGCCGCCCGTCTTGGTGCGGTGCAGGCGCTCTACCAACAGCATATGGAACGCACGCCCATCGCGCGGCTGCTCGACGAATTTCACCAGCACCGCCTCGGCCAGACGGTGGAAGACGAGCACTATGCCGATGCCGAGATCGAATTCTTCGACGATCTCGTCGGCGGGGTTCATGCCCGGCAAAGCGAGATCGACGACTTGCTGACCGCACGCCTTGCCCAAGGGTGGACGCTGGCCCGGCTGGACAAGACCATGCTCCAGATCCTGCGCTGCGGAACCTACGAGCTGCTCGCCCGCAACGACGTGCCCAAGGCGACCGCGATCAGCGAATATGTCGACGTCGCCAAGGCGTTCTTCGATAATCGCGAGGCGAAATTCGTGAACGGTATTCTCGATGCCGTCGCCAAAGAGGTGCGGCCATAG
- the hisD gene encoding histidinol dehydrogenase translates to MRFLDASEDGFERAFERVVRDRRESDTSVARDVTTMLNEVRQRGDDALVEYTMRFDEHRLTDEADWRVDLATCEGAYAELDPELREALDLAAARIRAFHEGQLPADRDYTDEVGMRLGSRWRAVEAAGLYVPGGRAAYPSSLLMNAIPAKVAGVERLVVTTPTPKGEINSLVLAAAHIAGVDEIWRVGGAQAVGAMAYGTGRIAKVDVIAGPGNAWVAEAKRQLYGVVGIDMVAGPSEILVIADADNDPEWIAADLLSQAEHDPTSQSILITDDKGFARMVEDAVDLQLMNLPTAKTARTSWDTHGLIVMVDRIEDAVPLADRLAAEHVELAVADPQVLFDRLRHAGSVFLGRHTPEAVGDYLAGPNHVLPTGRRARFASGLSVLDFLKRTSFIAASESALAAIGPAAIRLAEAEGLPAHAKSVSLRLS, encoded by the coding sequence ATGCGCTTTCTCGACGCTTCCGAGGATGGTTTCGAACGCGCTTTCGAACGTGTCGTCCGTGACCGGCGCGAAAGCGACACCAGCGTCGCGCGCGACGTGACGACCATGCTCAACGAGGTGCGCCAGCGGGGTGACGACGCGCTCGTGGAATACACGATGCGCTTCGACGAGCACCGGCTGACGGACGAGGCCGACTGGCGGGTCGACCTCGCCACGTGCGAGGGCGCCTATGCCGAACTCGATCCCGAGCTGCGCGAGGCGCTGGACCTTGCCGCCGCGCGCATCCGCGCCTTCCACGAGGGTCAGCTGCCTGCCGACCGCGATTACACCGACGAGGTCGGAATGCGGCTCGGCAGCCGGTGGCGCGCGGTCGAAGCGGCGGGGCTCTACGTTCCGGGCGGGCGTGCTGCCTACCCTTCCTCCCTGCTGATGAACGCAATTCCCGCCAAGGTCGCGGGGGTCGAGCGCCTCGTCGTCACCACACCGACACCCAAGGGCGAGATCAACTCGCTGGTCCTTGCCGCGGCGCATATCGCGGGCGTCGACGAGATCTGGCGCGTCGGCGGTGCGCAGGCGGTCGGAGCGATGGCCTACGGCACCGGCCGGATCGCCAAGGTCGACGTGATCGCCGGCCCGGGCAATGCCTGGGTGGCCGAAGCCAAACGCCAGCTCTACGGCGTTGTCGGCATCGACATGGTCGCCGGACCAAGCGAGATCCTCGTCATCGCCGACGCCGACAACGACCCCGAATGGATCGCCGCCGACCTGCTGAGCCAGGCGGAACACGACCCGACCAGCCAGTCGATCCTGATCACCGACGACAAGGGTTTTGCCCGCATGGTCGAGGACGCGGTTGATCTCCAGCTGATGAACCTTCCTACGGCAAAGACCGCGCGGACCAGCTGGGACACGCACGGCCTGATCGTGATGGTCGATAGGATTGAGGACGCGGTGCCGCTCGCCGACCGACTGGCCGCCGAGCATGTCGAGCTCGCCGTCGCCGATCCGCAGGTGCTCTTCGACCGTTTGCGCCATGCCGGCAGCGTCTTTCTTGGTCGCCATACACCTGAGGCGGTCGGCGACTATCTAGCCGGGCCGAACCACGTCCTTCCCACCGGCCGCCGCGCACGGTTCGCCAGCGGCCTGTCGGTGCTCGACTTCCTGAAGCGCACCAGCTTCATCGCCGCCAGCGAAAGCGCGCTCGCCGCGATCGGCCCCGCCGCGATTCGGCTGGCCGAAGCCGAAGGGCTGCCCGCCCACGCCAAATCCGTTTCCCTGAGATTGTCATGA
- the hisG gene encoding ATP phosphoribosyltransferase, which yields MPEPSPNLLTFAIPKGRILDEALPVMADAGVVPDAAFHDKANRSLTFATTRADLRLIRVRAFDVATFVAHGAAQAGIVGSDVIEEFDYAELYAPVDLDIGHCHLAVAEPKGGSVHVDGASHLRVATKYPNLTRRHFERRGIQAECVKLNGAMEIAPALGLASRIVDLVSSGQTLKENGLVETSRILDISARLIVNRAALKTDPRVAQLVEAFRAGASKRKAA from the coding sequence ATGCCCGAACCGTCTCCAAACCTGCTGACATTCGCCATACCCAAGGGCCGCATCCTCGACGAGGCGCTGCCGGTCATGGCCGATGCCGGCGTCGTGCCCGATGCCGCCTTTCACGACAAGGCCAACCGCTCGCTCACTTTCGCGACCACGCGCGCGGACCTGCGCCTCATCCGGGTGCGCGCCTTCGATGTCGCGACTTTCGTGGCGCATGGCGCGGCGCAGGCGGGGATCGTCGGGTCGGACGTGATCGAGGAATTCGACTATGCCGAGCTCTACGCTCCGGTCGATCTCGACATAGGCCACTGCCACCTCGCCGTAGCCGAACCGAAAGGCGGCAGCGTCCATGTGGATGGTGCGAGCCACCTGCGGGTCGCGACCAAATACCCCAACCTCACCCGCCGCCATTTCGAACGGCGCGGCATCCAGGCCGAATGCGTCAAGCTGAACGGCGCGATGGAGATCGCTCCTGCTCTCGGCCTCGCGAGCCGGATCGTCGATCTCGTCTCGAGCGGGCAGACGTTGAAAGAGAACGGTCTGGTCGAAACATCGCGCATTCTCGACATCAGCGCGCGGCTGATCGTCAACCGCGCGGCGCTCAAGACCGATCCGCGCGTCGCCCAGCTGGTCGAGGCGTTCCGCGCCGGCGCCTCAAAGCGAAAGGCCGCCTGA
- a CDS encoding DUF2332 domain-containing protein has product MKTDRDGNDARYETIDPLARGPEAIRRAFENQVAYCRDNGAPVTASVNRAIGALIDTERGGTVMLRVRKWAGPPLADALPLRLAGGLHALYLSGAEPALAPIYDGLDPNDATRIVAEAIERHEAFLLPWLDGPPQTNEAGRSWGYAAAMLWLADRGLPHDFALFELGSSAGINLMMRRYRFDLGGVTVGPATSSMQIRPEWRGDPPPAAEFDIVGAEGCDIAPVDLTDSDQALRLKAYIWPEFTERFMRMDAAIEAAKRFPPEIARMRACDFVERMLAREPQGGVTRVLVHSVVWQYVPQDEREAIIAAMEHAGQQATAESPLAWISLEANRDTHRHELTVRFWNGSDGGSEWHHLGTAHPHGAWVDWSGA; this is encoded by the coding sequence ATGAAAACGGACCGGGACGGCAACGACGCGCGCTACGAGACGATTGATCCGCTGGCGCGCGGTCCCGAGGCGATCCGCCGCGCTTTCGAGAACCAGGTCGCCTACTGCCGCGACAACGGCGCTCCGGTCACGGCGAGCGTCAACCGTGCGATCGGCGCGCTGATCGACACGGAGCGCGGCGGCACCGTGATGCTTCGGGTGCGCAAATGGGCCGGCCCGCCGCTGGCCGATGCTCTGCCCCTGCGGCTGGCGGGCGGGCTCCACGCGCTGTATCTGAGCGGGGCGGAACCGGCGCTGGCGCCGATCTACGACGGCCTCGACCCGAACGATGCGACGCGGATCGTCGCCGAGGCGATCGAGCGGCACGAGGCGTTTCTGCTCCCTTGGTTGGATGGGCCGCCGCAGACCAACGAAGCGGGTCGCAGCTGGGGCTACGCCGCGGCGATGCTGTGGCTCGCGGACCGCGGCCTGCCGCACGATTTCGCGCTGTTCGAGTTGGGATCGAGCGCCGGGATCAACCTGATGATGCGTCGCTATCGGTTCGATTTGGGCGGTGTAACGGTCGGGCCCGCGACATCGTCCATGCAGATCAGGCCCGAATGGCGCGGCGATCCGCCCCCGGCAGCGGAGTTCGACATCGTCGGGGCCGAGGGATGCGACATCGCGCCGGTCGACCTGACCGATTCCGACCAGGCGCTGCGCCTCAAGGCCTATATCTGGCCCGAATTCACCGAACGTTTCATGCGGATGGATGCGGCGATCGAGGCGGCGAAGCGTTTTCCGCCGGAGATCGCACGGATGCGGGCGTGCGACTTCGTCGAGCGGATGCTCGCCCGCGAGCCTCAAGGCGGTGTCACCCGGGTGCTCGTCCATTCGGTCGTCTGGCAGTATGTCCCGCAGGATGAGCGCGAGGCGATCATCGCCGCGATGGAGCACGCGGGCCAGCAGGCGACGGCCGAAAGCCCGCTCGCCTGGATTTCACTGGAGGCGAACCGCGACACGCATCGTCACGAGCTGACCGTGCGCTTCTGGAACGGAAGCGATGGGGGGAGCGAATGGCACCATCTCGGCACTGCGCACCCGCACGGCGCCTGGGTGGACTGGAGCGGCGCCTGA
- a CDS encoding SDR family NAD(P)-dependent oxidoreductase has protein sequence MSERTIWITGASSGIGAALAREWAERGTRIVLSGRDEARLREVADGLDTETLILPFDVRDEAAMRAATQEAIGWRGVDIFVANAGISQRSAAVDTAMQVYRDIIDIDLTSQIAATQALLPHLVERGSGRLVFISSIAGKVGVPMRTAYCAAKFGLIGYADALRAELSQSGIDVHVVCPGSVATNVSRNALNADGSPRGTSDKAIDNGISADEAARRIIDAIELNSREIIVAEGMEEAMGELRRTPDQLFDQVAAMVASGYMEKMKAEV, from the coding sequence GTGAGCGAACGGACAATCTGGATCACCGGCGCGAGCAGCGGTATCGGTGCCGCCCTTGCCCGCGAATGGGCGGAGCGCGGTACGCGGATCGTGCTCTCCGGCCGCGACGAGGCGCGATTGCGCGAAGTGGCGGACGGGCTCGACACCGAGACCCTCATCCTTCCCTTTGACGTGCGCGACGAGGCCGCAATGCGCGCCGCGACGCAGGAAGCGATCGGCTGGCGCGGCGTCGATATCTTCGTCGCCAATGCGGGCATCTCGCAGCGCAGCGCTGCGGTCGATACGGCGATGCAGGTCTATCGCGATATCATCGATATCGACCTCACCTCCCAGATCGCCGCGACACAGGCGTTGCTGCCCCATCTGGTCGAACGCGGCTCGGGACGGCTGGTCTTCATCTCCAGCATCGCCGGCAAGGTCGGCGTGCCGATGCGGACCGCCTATTGCGCCGCCAAGTTCGGGCTGATCGGCTATGCAGATGCGCTCAGGGCCGAGCTGTCGCAGAGCGGCATCGACGTGCATGTTGTGTGCCCCGGATCGGTCGCGACAAATGTCAGTCGCAACGCGCTCAATGCCGACGGCTCGCCGCGCGGAACAAGCGACAAGGCGATCGACAATGGCATCTCTGCCGACGAGGCGGCCCGGCGCATTATCGACGCGATCGAACTGAACAGCCGCGAGATCATCGTTGCCGAGGGCATGGAGGAGGCGATGGGCGAACTGCGCCGCACGCCGGATCAGCTTTTCGATCAGGTCGCGGCGATGGTAGCGAGCGGCTACATGGAGAAGATGAAAGCCGAGGTCTGA
- a CDS encoding pirin family protein: MSIITQTLTPTTHDLGQFQVRRVLPSRARSMVGPFIFVDQFGPAQLDIGSGMDVRPHPHINLATVTWLFEGAIDHRDSLGSYATIRPGQVNLMTAGRGIVHSERSPAEDRKTGPKLYGMQTWLALPDGQEEIDPAFEAVTDLPVIEDGASKAIVVMGELWGERAQTTTHTGTIYADIALEAGGSVPLESGVDERAVMLVGGEASVDGVALELYQLSVLAPDTAMTLRSERGGRIMLLGGEAFATERYAWWNFVSSSRERIQQAKEDWREGRFPDVPGDSEERIPLPDGTPKTVTYP, from the coding sequence ATGAGCATCATTACCCAGACCCTGACTCCGACCACCCACGACCTCGGCCAGTTCCAGGTGCGGCGGGTGCTCCCCTCGCGAGCACGCAGCATGGTGGGGCCGTTCATCTTCGTCGACCAGTTCGGCCCGGCGCAGCTCGACATCGGCAGCGGGATGGACGTGCGGCCGCATCCGCACATCAATCTCGCCACCGTCACCTGGCTGTTCGAAGGCGCCATCGACCATCGCGACAGCCTCGGCAGCTATGCGACGATCCGTCCGGGCCAGGTCAACCTCATGACCGCCGGGCGCGGCATCGTCCATTCCGAGCGCAGTCCGGCGGAGGATCGCAAGACCGGGCCGAAGCTCTACGGAATGCAGACCTGGCTCGCCCTCCCGGATGGGCAGGAGGAGATCGACCCTGCTTTCGAGGCGGTGACGGACCTTCCGGTGATCGAGGACGGCGCGAGCAAGGCGATCGTCGTCATGGGCGAGCTGTGGGGCGAGCGCGCGCAGACGACCACCCATACCGGAACGATCTACGCCGACATCGCGCTGGAAGCGGGCGGTTCGGTTCCGCTCGAAAGCGGCGTGGACGAGCGCGCGGTGATGCTGGTCGGCGGAGAGGCGAGCGTCGATGGTGTGGCGCTCGAGCTGTACCAATTGTCCGTTCTCGCCCCCGATACGGCGATGACCCTGCGATCCGAACGCGGGGGACGGATCATGCTGTTGGGCGGCGAGGCGTTCGCGACCGAGCGCTATGCCTGGTGGAATTTCGTCAGCTCCAGCCGCGAGCGGATCCAGCAGGCCAAGGAAGACTGGCGCGAGGGTCGTTTTCCCGATGTGCCGGGCGACAGCGAAGAGCGCATCCCCTTGCCCGACGGCACACCCAAGACCGTGACCTACCCATGA
- a CDS encoding glutathione S-transferase yields the protein MSGAAYDLWYWPSIQGRGEFVRVFMEAAGLSYRDRAREGDAQALVEDMEARAESGDFAPYAPPYLVERKTDFAIAQVAHIVSWLTGHHDLGSGDAQTDLHLIQLQLTITDIVAEAHDTHHPVAGSLYYDDQKDAAARAAKAFREERIPKYFDHFEQALKVREGGPFVLGERWSHVDTSLFQLVEGLRYAFPERMKALEEDYPALVACRDAVAEIEGVAAYCDSDRRLAFNEDGIFRHYPELDAQ from the coding sequence ATGAGCGGCGCGGCATACGACCTGTGGTACTGGCCTTCGATCCAGGGCCGCGGCGAATTCGTGCGCGTGTTTATGGAAGCGGCGGGTTTGTCCTACCGCGACCGGGCGCGGGAAGGCGATGCCCAGGCCTTGGTCGAGGACATGGAAGCGCGTGCCGAAAGCGGCGACTTCGCGCCCTATGCCCCGCCCTATCTGGTCGAGCGCAAGACGGATTTCGCGATTGCGCAGGTGGCGCACATCGTTTCGTGGCTGACCGGGCACCACGATCTCGGATCAGGCGATGCGCAAACCGACCTCCATCTGATCCAGTTGCAGCTGACCATCACCGATATCGTCGCAGAGGCGCATGACACCCATCATCCGGTAGCGGGCAGCCTCTATTACGACGACCAGAAGGATGCCGCTGCCCGCGCCGCCAAGGCTTTCCGCGAGGAGCGAATACCGAAATATTTCGATCACTTCGAGCAGGCGCTGAAAGTGCGCGAGGGTGGTCCCTTCGTTCTGGGCGAGCGGTGGAGCCATGTCGACACCTCGCTGTTCCAGCTGGTCGAGGGCTTGCGCTATGCCTTTCCGGAGCGAATGAAGGCGCTCGAAGAGGACTATCCCGCGCTCGTCGCTTGCCGCGATGCGGTGGCGGAAATCGAGGGCGTGGCCGCCTACTGCGACAGCGACCGGCGACTCGCCTTCAACGAGGACGGGATCTTCCGCCACTATCCGGAGCTCGACGCGCAATGA
- a CDS encoding BolA family protein: protein MPEPVQQEMERLLTDAFSPTSLQVINDSAKHSGHSGDDGSGESHFTVVIEAPVFADKSRLERQRMVNAALGDIPGDRVHALAIQASAPTP, encoded by the coding sequence ATGCCGGAACCGGTACAACAGGAAATGGAGCGCCTTCTCACCGATGCGTTCAGCCCCACCAGCCTTCAGGTGATCAATGACAGCGCGAAGCACAGCGGCCATTCGGGCGACGATGGCAGCGGCGAGTCCCACTTCACCGTGGTGATCGAGGCGCCCGTTTTCGCCGACAAGTCGCGGCTGGAACGCCAGCGCATGGTCAATGCCGCACTGGGCGACATTCCGGGCGACAGGGTTCATGCCCTGGCGATCCAGGCATCGGCGCCCACACCATGA
- a CDS encoding J domain-containing protein: MRPSKFHGRHEAAGRVCDHPTCNEAGEFRAPGTGGHGFDGPGGWRWMCLDHVREFNAGYDWFEGMSADEILEAQRPASGWRTESPSFRATGAVDGMPRWADFDDPLDAISARAGGIRNRARRQAEMAMDGRFSREEAEALETMGLGSDIDRQRLRRRYSELVRRYHPDRNGGDRQYESRLNRVVEAYQMLRNSAAIA; this comes from the coding sequence ATGCGTCCGTCGAAGTTTCATGGCCGTCACGAAGCGGCAGGCCGAGTGTGCGATCACCCTACCTGCAACGAGGCCGGCGAATTCCGCGCGCCCGGTACCGGCGGCCACGGTTTCGACGGGCCGGGCGGCTGGCGCTGGATGTGCCTCGACCATGTCCGCGAATTCAATGCGGGCTACGACTGGTTCGAGGGCATGAGCGCCGACGAGATACTCGAAGCACAGCGCCCGGCAAGCGGATGGCGCACCGAAAGCCCGTCCTTCCGCGCGACCGGCGCGGTCGACGGAATGCCGCGCTGGGCCGATTTCGACGATCCGCTCGACGCCATTTCGGCGCGGGCGGGCGGCATCCGCAACCGCGCCCGGCGCCAGGCCGAGATGGCCATGGACGGCCGGTTCAGCCGCGAGGAGGCCGAGGCGCTGGAGACGATGGGTCTTGGCAGCGATATCGACCGGCAACGCCTGCGCCGCCGCTATTCCGAACTGGTGCGCCGCTACCATCCCGATCGCAACGGTGGCGACCGGCAATATGAGAGCCGCCTCAACCGCGTGGTCGAAGCGTATCAGATGCTCAGGAACTCCGCGGCTATTGCCTAG